AGTTTGCTAACAAGGACGATGTACAAGACGCATTTTCTAAGTGGGGTGTAAATGCAGATTAAGTGGCTTAAAAAAGCCTTAATCAATTTAGAGCAGTCTGCAGAGTATTTACACGAACATAACCCACAATCATCACGTGAGTTTGTTCAAGAAGTCTATGACTTAACAAATCTTCTAAAAACCAATCCTGCGATGGGTCGTCCTGGTCGAGTCTTTGGAACAAGA
The sequence above is drawn from the Vibrio gigantis genome and encodes:
- a CDS encoding type II toxin-antitoxin system RelE/ParE family toxin codes for the protein MQIKWLKKALINLEQSAEYLHEHNPQSSREFVQEVYDLTNLLKTNPAMGRPGRVFGTRELVLNKFPYLIPYRVKNNCIEILRIFPTRMSQPEFW